From Pseudomonadota bacterium, a single genomic window includes:
- a CDS encoding TonB-dependent receptor translates to MGQWNVRTCGIALLVSLIAAGAAQAQVLEEVVVTAQKREQSLQDVGIAITAFSGAQLEALGVEESFDVALFSPGVHISGNLAGQNTQFTIRGVTQNDFNDIVEAPNAVYLDDGYIAVAQAQTFAVFDVDRVEILKGPQGTLFGRNATGGLVHYLSRKPSFEENSGFLDVTYGQFDSNADADQIRVEGAVGGPLSDRVAGRAAFMYNDIGGYLNNLYPFAAPPGGPGSASPGPGAGADMGDNETIALRGTLDFQISEKLLFRVSANYADSDVATGPYQSKSTIGVLDANGELVNVIDTPPNETRLTIFGDMDGGADAIDGDQFLPGGGIGLPGRPLPGGDFFGYLDPDGDDFDTSSDFAFQDQGFTETWGINGRFEYEMDNGMLLTSITDYKDYEKLLFIDVDSAPVNQLANYAGVESSSLTQEIRLNWETDRTRWVAGFYYLNIDSSSDNGLKAPANSIAGSPPFAPVDIGVVADLETDSYSLFGQVEYDFTDRLTGIFGLRAIREEKDFSTGIGVFLSQGNFTVNQGDFLPNAFGAGSPYFFNDSISDTLWAGKAQLDFRVNDDLLIYGGINRGVKAASYNAPLLGAFLGSGGNEALPYAEEELTAFETGFKATFGDGRSRLNGTFFYYDYTDYQAFLFVGVGGVVINADADNIGAELEFVTSPAEGWDLLLSVSAFDATVKDVLLRNGSPLPPRDVDPTYAPEFQATALARYEWEALGGMMHVRGDVSYSDEFFYNLRNFDADKFDSYTLVNAALGWTNAEGSLSVTLDINNLTDERIGIQGFDLATLCGCNEVAYQPPRFVGLSARWSFF, encoded by the coding sequence ATGGGCCAGTGGAACGTTCGCACGTGCGGTATTGCTTTGCTTGTCAGCCTGATTGCGGCGGGAGCCGCGCAGGCGCAGGTTTTAGAGGAGGTTGTCGTAACAGCCCAGAAGCGGGAGCAAAGCCTGCAGGATGTTGGTATCGCCATTACCGCATTCAGCGGCGCTCAGCTCGAGGCGCTGGGCGTCGAGGAGAGTTTTGATGTGGCGCTCTTCTCGCCGGGTGTTCATATCTCAGGAAACCTGGCTGGCCAGAACACGCAGTTCACCATTCGCGGTGTTACCCAAAACGACTTCAACGACATTGTTGAGGCGCCCAACGCGGTGTATCTGGACGACGGCTACATCGCGGTAGCCCAGGCCCAAACCTTTGCCGTCTTCGACGTTGACCGCGTCGAAATCCTGAAAGGCCCTCAGGGCACGCTGTTTGGTCGGAACGCCACCGGCGGCCTGGTGCACTACCTTTCGCGGAAGCCCAGCTTCGAAGAAAACTCCGGATTTCTCGACGTGACCTACGGGCAGTTCGACAGCAACGCCGACGCTGACCAGATCCGCGTTGAGGGGGCGGTCGGCGGACCGCTCTCCGATCGCGTCGCGGGCCGCGCCGCCTTCATGTACAACGACATCGGCGGGTATTTGAATAACCTGTATCCCTTCGCCGCGCCTCCGGGCGGCCCGGGTTCTGCGTCGCCAGGACCGGGCGCTGGCGCAGATATGGGCGACAACGAAACGATTGCCCTTCGCGGCACGCTCGATTTTCAGATCAGCGAAAAGCTGCTGTTTCGCGTGTCGGCCAACTACGCCGACAGCGACGTTGCCACCGGGCCCTACCAGTCCAAGTCCACGATCGGCGTCCTCGACGCGAACGGTGAGCTGGTCAACGTCATCGATACGCCGCCCAACGAAACGCGTCTAACGATCTTCGGTGATATGGACGGTGGCGCCGACGCCATCGACGGCGATCAGTTCCTGCCGGGCGGCGGCATCGGCCTTCCCGGGCGGCCCTTACCAGGCGGCGATTTCTTCGGCTACCTGGACCCGGATGGTGACGACTTCGACACCAGCAGCGATTTCGCCTTCCAGGACCAGGGATTCACCGAAACCTGGGGTATCAACGGTCGGTTCGAATACGAGATGGATAACGGCATGCTGCTGACCTCTATCACCGACTACAAAGACTACGAGAAGCTCCTGTTTATCGACGTCGACTCGGCCCCGGTGAACCAGCTGGCAAACTATGCGGGCGTGGAATCCAGCAGCTTGACCCAGGAAATCCGGCTCAATTGGGAAACCGATCGCACGCGCTGGGTCGCGGGTTTTTACTATCTCAATATCGACTCCAGCTCCGACAATGGTCTGAAAGCGCCGGCCAACAGCATCGCGGGCAGCCCCCCGTTTGCGCCGGTGGACATTGGCGTCGTCGCGGACCTGGAAACCGACTCTTACAGCCTGTTTGGCCAGGTGGAATATGACTTCACAGATCGCCTGACGGGCATTTTTGGTTTGCGCGCTATCCGCGAAGAAAAAGACTTCAGCACCGGTATCGGCGTATTCCTCTCGCAGGGCAACTTCACCGTTAACCAGGGAGACTTTCTGCCTAACGCTTTCGGCGCTGGCTCCCCCTACTTTTTTAACGATTCGATTTCCGACACGCTTTGGGCGGGCAAGGCGCAGCTGGATTTTCGGGTCAATGACGATCTGCTGATCTACGGCGGGATCAACCGCGGGGTTAAGGCTGCGAGCTATAACGCGCCGCTGCTCGGCGCCTTCCTCGGCTCCGGCGGTAACGAAGCGCTGCCCTACGCTGAAGAGGAGCTGACCGCCTTCGAAACGGGCTTTAAGGCCACCTTCGGCGACGGCCGCAGCCGGCTGAACGGCACGTTCTTCTACTACGACTACACCGATTACCAGGCCTTCCTGTTTGTCGGCGTTGGCGGTGTGGTGATCAACGCGGATGCTGACAACATCGGCGCTGAGCTGGAGTTTGTCACCTCCCCGGCTGAGGGCTGGGACCTCCTGCTGAGCGTGTCTGCCTTCGACGCAACGGTCAAAGACGTGCTGCTGCGCAACGGCTCACCCCTGCCGCCGCGTGACGTGGACCCGACTTACGCACCAGAATTTCAGGCCACCGCGCTGGCGCGCTACGAGTGGGAGGCCCTGGGCGGCATGATGCATGTACGCGGTGACGTCAGCTATTCAGACGAGTTTTTCTACAACCTGCGCAACTTCGACGCCGACAAGTTCGATTCCTACACGCTGGTGAACGCGGCGCTCGGCTGGACCAACGCTGAGGGCAGTCTGAGCGTAACTCTGGACATCAACAATCTGACCGATGAGCGCATCGGCATCCAGGGCTTTGACTTGGCGACACTCTGCGGCTGCAACGAGGTGGCCTATCAGCCGCCGCGTTTTGTCGGCCTCAGCGCCCGCTGGTCGTTCTTCTAA